The Lysobacter sp. HDW10 genome window below encodes:
- a CDS encoding Ppx/GppA phosphatase family protein has translation MLAAIDLGSNSFHMVVAQQQLGQLRIVDRLREMVRMAEGLDAKGKLDRKVEDRAIACLERFGQRIRGIPAVHVRALATNSVRALAEPQSFLVRAEAALGHAIEVVAGREEARLVYLGVAQANPTRDGSLRMVMDIGGGSTETIIGRGLDPIERESLQVGCVTTTRRFFSDGKLTRKRWRQGLIEVAAEFQQFALTYRQLGWSEAIGSSGTIKAIGKVCKEMKLTNGEITPVALWTLREHVLSFGSVDEIELPDLNEDRKPVIAGGILVLEAAFSALGIREMRVSKDAMREGILYDMAGRFGGVDPRESSIDALMLRYGVDTAQASRVDKTARSLFKQVAKTWKLDSDDMARLSWAARVHELGLAIAHSQYQVHGAYVLQNSDMAGFTFQEQQQLACIVRNQRRSISRSSLAALPDRVRPSTRRLVMLLRIAVLLHRSHEDERIKRKRLIARGNSLTLELNERWLDARPLLRTDLESAPEELKGLGIKLTIRLV, from the coding sequence ATGCTGGCTGCAATCGACCTCGGGTCGAACAGCTTTCATATGGTGGTTGCGCAGCAACAGTTAGGCCAACTTCGCATTGTCGACCGTTTGCGCGAGATGGTGCGCATGGCTGAAGGCTTGGATGCAAAAGGCAAGCTCGATCGCAAAGTCGAAGACCGCGCGATTGCCTGCTTGGAACGCTTCGGACAACGCATCCGAGGCATTCCAGCCGTACACGTGCGCGCGCTAGCGACGAACTCCGTACGCGCGCTTGCGGAACCCCAATCATTTTTGGTTCGCGCAGAGGCCGCACTGGGGCACGCCATCGAAGTTGTGGCAGGCCGCGAAGAGGCGCGTTTGGTGTACTTGGGTGTTGCGCAGGCAAATCCCACGCGCGATGGCAGCCTGCGCATGGTGATGGATATCGGCGGCGGCTCGACGGAAACCATCATCGGCCGTGGACTGGATCCGATCGAACGGGAAAGCTTGCAGGTTGGCTGCGTCACGACCACGCGACGTTTTTTCAGCGATGGAAAACTGACGCGCAAGCGTTGGCGACAAGGACTCATCGAAGTCGCGGCAGAATTTCAGCAGTTTGCGTTGACCTATCGGCAGTTGGGGTGGAGCGAAGCCATCGGCTCGTCAGGGACGATCAAAGCCATTGGCAAGGTCTGTAAGGAAATGAAACTCACGAACGGTGAGATCACACCCGTCGCACTGTGGACGTTGCGCGAACACGTGCTTTCATTCGGCTCAGTCGACGAGATCGAGCTACCCGATCTCAATGAGGACAGAAAGCCGGTGATTGCCGGCGGCATACTCGTGCTCGAAGCCGCTTTCTCCGCGCTTGGCATTCGCGAAATGCGCGTCAGCAAGGACGCGATGCGCGAAGGCATTTTGTACGACATGGCCGGACGTTTCGGAGGCGTGGATCCGCGCGAGTCGTCCATCGACGCGCTGATGCTGCGCTATGGCGTCGACACCGCACAAGCGTCGCGTGTCGATAAGACAGCACGCAGCCTCTTCAAACAAGTTGCCAAGACGTGGAAGCTCGATTCTGATGATATGGCGCGCCTATCTTGGGCCGCACGCGTGCATGAACTTGGACTCGCGATTGCACACAGCCAATATCAAGTCCATGGCGCGTACGTCTTGCAGAATTCGGATATGGCGGGCTTCACCTTCCAAGAGCAACAACAACTGGCGTGCATCGTCCGAAACCAACGCCGTTCGATCAGTCGCTCCAGTTTGGCTGCACTTCCGGATCGTGTTCGCCCTTCGACGCGACGTTTGGTGATGCTCTTGCGCATTGCGGTGCTGCTTCACAGATCGCATGAGGATGAGCGGATCAAACGCAAAAGGCTCATCGCTAGAGGCAACTCACTTACGCTCGAACTCAATGAAAGGTGGTTGGATGCACGCCCCTTACTGCGAACGGATTTGGAAAGTGCGCCGGAGGAATTGAAGGGTCTGGGCATCAAACTGACGATCAGACTGGTTTGA
- the mfd gene encoding transcription-repair coupling factor, whose product MSDRTSNTNLLPRAGHQRAWWRSPGTRTGLAFAILQAAVSHDGPLLVVAPDNQYAHQIENDLRVLASAQATIEVLPFPDWETLPYDSFSPHPEITSQRLATLHHLSRLKHGVVVVPVQTLVQRLAPISHIVGGSFNYVRGEKLDFDAEKRRLESAGYRNVPQVLDPGDFAVRGGLLDVFPMGTTTPYRIELFDDEIDTLRAFDPESQRSQDHVEHVRLLPGREVPVSEHSIEQVMRILRERFDIDTRQSALYKDLKSGILPAGIEAWLPLFYTDEKGHAQTSTLFEYLPQNTLPVLCEDIGPNLDRFWTQTEHRYEQRRYDLERPILPPNELYWTPDQLRAQLNQNALIEVCGSAHPRFQDALATGVQPVPPLPLAGHSDAPAAAFKQFAAAYPGEIRIAAESAGRREALLDVFRAAGIAPEVRASLGFDATAQPKHISICVAPLTDGFATDSPLVAVLTEQQFFPERASHTRRSRKPVREPESIIRDLGELTEGAPIVHEDHGVGRYRGLITLETDGELGEYLDIEYAKGDRLYVPVSQLDLVSRYSGASPETAPLHSLGGERWTKAKQKAAEKVRDVAAELLDIQARRRARAGIALETDRALYEPFAASFPFEETPDQYAAIESVLRDLASSQPMDRVVCGDVGFGKTEVAVRAAFAAASAGKQVAVLVPTTLLAEQHYRNFRDRFADCPLKVDVLSRFKTAKETKLALEQLERGEIDVIVGTHKLLSPDIRFKDLGLVIVDEEQRFGVRQKEALKALRANVHLLTLTATPIPRTLNMAMAGLRDLSIIATAPANRLAVQTFVVPWDTALLKEAFQRELGRGGQVYFLHNDLDSIQRMKLTLEELIPEARIGVAHGQMPERDLEQVMLDFQKQRVNVLLCSTIVESGIDIPNANTMIINRADMFGLAQLHQLRGRVGRSHHRAYAYLLLPDDRSITADARKRLEAISSMDELGAGFLLATHDLEIRGAGELLGEDQSGQMTEVGFSLYTELLERAVRSIKEGKIPEYDADVARGAEVELHVPALIPEDYLPDVHTRLTLYKRISAARDEDSLRDLQVELIDRFGLLPDPVKHLFAIAELKLEATRMGIKKLVLGEKGGRVQFVARPNIDPMSLIKLIQSQPNRYRMDGPEKLRIVDADLPDFASRMKQAQGLFTLLRIS is encoded by the coding sequence ATGAGCGACCGAACCTCGAACACCAACTTGCTCCCGCGCGCAGGCCATCAGCGCGCTTGGTGGCGTTCGCCCGGCACACGAACGGGTCTTGCCTTTGCAATTCTGCAGGCGGCGGTCTCGCATGACGGCCCGTTGCTCGTCGTAGCGCCCGACAACCAATACGCACATCAGATCGAAAATGACCTGCGCGTCTTAGCCAGCGCACAGGCGACGATCGAAGTCCTGCCCTTTCCCGATTGGGAAACCCTGCCCTACGACAGTTTCAGTCCGCACCCCGAGATCACCTCGCAACGCCTCGCAACCTTGCATCACTTGTCTCGACTGAAGCACGGCGTCGTTGTCGTGCCTGTGCAGACCTTGGTTCAGCGGCTTGCGCCGATCTCGCACATCGTGGGCGGTAGTTTTAACTACGTACGGGGCGAAAAGCTCGATTTCGATGCCGAAAAGCGCCGTCTCGAATCAGCCGGCTACCGCAACGTCCCGCAAGTCTTGGACCCCGGCGACTTTGCAGTGCGTGGCGGTTTGCTCGATGTGTTTCCAATGGGCACCACAACGCCGTATCGCATTGAATTGTTCGATGATGAAATCGATACCTTGCGTGCCTTTGATCCAGAGAGCCAACGTTCGCAAGATCATGTGGAACACGTTCGCCTACTACCAGGGCGCGAAGTGCCTGTCAGTGAGCATTCGATCGAGCAGGTGATGCGCATCTTGCGCGAGCGGTTTGATATCGACACACGGCAGAGCGCTTTGTATAAAGACTTGAAGTCAGGCATTTTGCCGGCGGGCATTGAAGCTTGGCTGCCGCTGTTTTATACCGACGAAAAGGGGCATGCGCAGACCTCGACACTGTTCGAGTACCTGCCGCAAAACACCCTACCCGTCTTGTGCGAAGACATCGGTCCGAACTTGGATCGATTCTGGACACAAACCGAGCACCGCTACGAACAGCGCCGATATGACTTAGAGCGTCCGATATTGCCGCCCAATGAGCTGTATTGGACGCCCGATCAATTGCGCGCGCAGCTGAATCAAAACGCACTGATTGAAGTGTGCGGCAGTGCGCACCCGCGATTTCAAGATGCGTTAGCGACGGGCGTGCAACCTGTGCCGCCCTTGCCGCTCGCCGGACACTCTGATGCGCCTGCTGCGGCGTTTAAGCAGTTTGCCGCGGCCTACCCCGGTGAGATTCGCATTGCCGCGGAATCCGCGGGTCGACGTGAGGCTTTGCTTGATGTGTTCCGTGCCGCCGGCATTGCGCCTGAAGTTCGCGCGTCGCTCGGCTTTGATGCGACTGCGCAACCCAAACACATCAGCATTTGCGTCGCACCACTGACGGACGGATTCGCGACCGATTCGCCCTTGGTTGCAGTGCTCACCGAGCAGCAATTCTTCCCCGAGCGCGCGAGTCACACACGGCGCTCACGCAAGCCGGTTAGAGAACCCGAATCCATCATTCGTGATTTGGGTGAATTGACTGAAGGTGCGCCAATCGTGCACGAAGACCACGGTGTCGGTCGCTATCGCGGCTTGATCACCCTGGAAACCGACGGTGAGCTCGGCGAATACCTCGATATCGAGTACGCGAAAGGCGACCGTCTCTACGTGCCGGTCTCGCAATTGGATTTGGTCTCGCGTTATTCGGGCGCATCGCCTGAAACCGCACCGCTGCATTCATTGGGTGGCGAGCGCTGGACCAAGGCCAAACAAAAAGCCGCAGAAAAAGTACGCGACGTTGCGGCCGAATTGTTGGACATTCAAGCGCGTCGACGAGCCCGTGCAGGCATTGCGCTGGAAACCGATCGTGCGCTATATGAGCCTTTCGCGGCAAGCTTTCCATTTGAAGAAACGCCTGACCAATATGCGGCGATTGAATCCGTGCTGCGCGACCTGGCCTCATCGCAACCCATGGACCGCGTTGTCTGTGGGGATGTCGGGTTCGGCAAGACCGAGGTTGCTGTGCGCGCTGCATTCGCGGCTGCATCCGCAGGCAAACAAGTGGCTGTACTTGTTCCGACCACGTTACTGGCGGAACAGCACTACCGCAACTTCCGTGATCGATTTGCAGATTGTCCGTTGAAAGTAGACGTGCTGTCGCGCTTCAAGACCGCAAAGGAAACCAAGCTTGCACTTGAGCAACTGGAACGCGGCGAAATCGACGTCATTGTCGGCACGCACAAACTCCTGAGTCCCGACATTCGATTCAAAGATCTGGGTTTGGTCATTGTTGATGAAGAACAACGGTTCGGCGTACGGCAAAAGGAGGCGCTCAAAGCGCTGCGCGCCAATGTGCATTTGTTAACGCTCACGGCCACGCCCATTCCACGTACGCTCAACATGGCCATGGCAGGCTTGCGCGACCTTTCGATCATTGCAACGGCACCTGCAAACCGGCTCGCCGTACAGACCTTCGTCGTGCCTTGGGATACCGCACTGCTGAAAGAAGCGTTTCAACGCGAGTTGGGCCGCGGTGGTCAGGTGTACTTCTTGCACAATGACCTGGACAGCATCCAACGCATGAAGCTTACGTTGGAAGAACTGATTCCCGAAGCGCGCATCGGCGTCGCGCATGGTCAAATGCCCGAGCGCGATCTCGAGCAAGTGATGCTGGATTTCCAGAAGCAGCGCGTCAACGTCTTGCTGTGTTCAACCATTGTTGAATCCGGCATCGATATCCCGAACGCAAACACGATGATCATCAATCGCGCGGACATGTTCGGCTTGGCGCAGTTGCATCAGCTTCGCGGCCGGGTCGGTCGTTCTCATCACCGCGCCTATGCGTATTTGCTCCTTCCTGATGATCGCTCGATCACCGCAGACGCGCGAAAGCGCCTTGAAGCCATCAGCTCGATGGATGAATTGGGCGCAGGCTTCTTGTTGGCCACACATGATTTGGAAATTCGCGGCGCAGGTGAACTGCTAGGCGAAGATCAAAGTGGTCAGATGACAGAAGTGGGCTTCAGTCTGTATACCGAGCTGTTGGAGCGCGCTGTACGAAGTATCAAAGAGGGGAAGATTCCCGAATACGACGCGGATGTTGCGCGTGGCGCTGAAGTGGAATTGCACGTCCCCGCATTGATACCGGAAGACTATCTCCCCGACGTGCACACGCGGCTCACGCTGTACAAGCGCATCAGCGCCGCGCGTGATGAAGACAGTTTGCGTGACCTACAGGTCGAGCTGATCGATCGCTTTGGCTTGCTGCCGGATCCCGTCAAGCATTTGTTTGCGATCGCGGAACTCAAACTGGAAGCGACGCGCATGGGCATCAAGAAATTGGTGCTGGGTGAAAAAGGCGGACGCGTGCAATTTGTCGCACGCCCGAATATTGATCCGATGTCATTGATCAAGTTGATTCAATCGCAACCCAATCGCTATCGAATGGATGGCCCGGAAAAACTGCGCATCGTCGACGCCGATCTTCCAGACTTTGCAAGTCGCATGAAGCAGGCACAAGGCCTCTTCACCTTACTCAGAATCTCTTAA
- the ppk1 gene encoding polyphosphate kinase 1 has protein sequence MASKLATPVDARSLHDSALYLSRELSQLDFNFRVLAQAYNADIPLLERLRYMCISCTNLDEFFEIRAGRIRHAEHLEMAAGSDGRTYSTLIKQIHARAAELVQDQYDCFYNALKPALLDCGINLPEHDQWTDAQRNWLRKYFREQIMPVLSPLGLDPAHPFPKILNKTLNVVVVLEGRDAFGREGHLAIVRAPRSLPRIIRMPDADGDGEKFHDFVFLSSVLSAFVDEMFPGMRVKGAYQFRVTRNSELIMDDDDVDNLAHALRDELVGRGYLRAVRLELEEDCPPDIAQMLLQKFELTDNAVYRIKGPVNLNRVDQVYDLVNRPELKFPPMHPRQMDTENLFETIRKSDVLLHHPFDAFTPVPELVRQAAMDPNVLAIKQTLYRTGKDSPIVDALIHAARNGKDVTVVVELLARFDEEANLGFADRLQEAGVQVVYGVVGYKTHAKMMLIVRRENGKLNRYVHMGTGNYHAGTARLYTDIGLMTCHPEITEDVHQIFQQLSGLASEVKLKRLLQSPFSLHSGLLERIEREADHALAGKQGHVIAKMNALNEPNVIRALYRASQAGVKIELIVRGACTLRPGVKGVSENITVRSIIGRFLEHHRVYWFANDNTPEIFCSSADWLERNLLRRVETCFPILDKKLAKRVFDETLANYLADNTQAWALMPDGRYERLEPQTGQTPHSAQNTLLSKTD, from the coding sequence ATGGCAAGCAAGTTAGCGACGCCCGTTGATGCACGATCTTTGCATGACAGCGCGCTTTACCTGAGCCGCGAACTCTCGCAACTCGATTTCAATTTCCGTGTGCTTGCGCAGGCCTACAACGCAGACATTCCGCTCTTGGAGCGCTTGCGGTATATGTGCATTTCTTGCACGAACCTCGATGAGTTCTTCGAGATTCGTGCCGGCCGCATTCGCCACGCAGAACACCTTGAAATGGCGGCCGGCAGCGACGGACGCACGTACTCGACACTGATCAAACAAATTCATGCGCGCGCTGCGGAACTTGTGCAGGACCAATACGACTGCTTCTACAACGCATTGAAACCCGCATTGCTGGATTGCGGTATCAACCTGCCCGAACACGACCAATGGACGGATGCGCAACGCAATTGGTTGCGGAAGTATTTCCGCGAGCAGATCATGCCAGTGCTATCGCCTTTGGGTCTTGACCCCGCGCACCCCTTCCCGAAAATCCTGAACAAGACGCTGAATGTCGTCGTCGTGCTGGAAGGCCGTGACGCCTTTGGACGCGAGGGACATTTGGCGATTGTGCGTGCGCCACGGTCTTTGCCGCGCATTATCCGAATGCCTGATGCAGATGGGGATGGCGAGAAGTTCCATGACTTCGTCTTTCTGTCATCGGTGCTCTCTGCATTTGTCGATGAAATGTTTCCGGGCATGCGCGTGAAAGGGGCCTATCAATTCCGAGTCACGCGCAACTCGGAGTTGATCATGGATGATGACGATGTAGACAACCTTGCCCACGCATTGCGCGATGAATTGGTCGGTCGCGGCTATCTGCGTGCCGTGCGCCTTGAGCTTGAAGAAGACTGCCCACCGGACATCGCTCAGATGTTGCTGCAGAAGTTCGAACTCACTGACAACGCCGTCTATCGCATCAAGGGACCTGTCAACCTCAATCGGGTCGATCAAGTCTATGACTTGGTGAACCGCCCGGAATTGAAGTTTCCGCCGATGCACCCACGGCAGATGGACACCGAGAATCTGTTTGAAACGATTCGTAAGAGTGATGTTCTGCTGCACCACCCGTTTGACGCATTTACGCCGGTGCCCGAGTTGGTGCGACAAGCCGCGATGGACCCCAACGTACTCGCGATCAAACAGACGCTTTATCGAACGGGTAAAGACTCACCGATTGTCGATGCGCTGATTCACGCCGCACGCAATGGCAAGGACGTCACCGTCGTCGTTGAGCTTCTTGCGCGGTTCGACGAAGAGGCCAACTTGGGCTTTGCCGATCGCTTACAAGAAGCGGGTGTTCAAGTCGTTTACGGCGTTGTCGGCTACAAAACCCACGCCAAGATGATGCTCATTGTCCGGCGTGAGAACGGCAAGCTCAACCGTTACGTCCATATGGGCACAGGCAATTACCACGCCGGCACGGCACGCCTGTACACCGATATCGGATTGATGACTTGCCATCCAGAGATTACCGAAGACGTGCATCAGATATTCCAGCAGCTCTCCGGATTGGCGTCTGAGGTCAAGTTGAAAAGACTTTTACAATCGCCTTTCAGTTTGCACAGCGGCTTGCTCGAGCGGATTGAACGCGAAGCGGATCATGCGTTGGCCGGCAAGCAGGGGCACGTTATTGCGAAAATGAACGCATTGAACGAGCCGAACGTGATTCGTGCGCTCTATCGCGCTTCACAGGCCGGCGTAAAAATCGAACTGATCGTGCGCGGTGCCTGCACCTTGCGGCCTGGCGTCAAAGGCGTCTCAGAGAACATCACCGTTCGATCAATCATCGGTCGGTTCTTGGAGCACCATCGCGTGTATTGGTTCGCCAATGACAATACGCCGGAGATTTTTTGTTCGAGCGCGGATTGGTTGGAGCGCAACCTTTTGAGGCGCGTAGAGACCTGTTTCCCGATCTTGGACAAAAAGCTTGCGAAACGTGTTTTTGACGAAACGCTGGCAAACTATCTTGCGGACAACACACAAGCATGGGCGCTGATGCCAGACGGACGTTATGAACGTCTGGAACCGCAGACAGGACAGACGCCTCACTCCGCGCAAAATACCTTGCTGTCAAAAACCGACTAA
- the rlmJ gene encoding 23S rRNA (adenine(2030)-N(6))-methyltransferase RlmJ codes for MNYRHAFHAGNHADVLKHVALLALCDTLMSKASPMFFWDVHAGAGVYDLAGDEAVKTGEADAGVAKVKAVSTEPLQKYLDAIAACKAQFGANYYPGSPWLIQSRMREGDRLACTELHSEVVPLLRAAMKGDRRIAIHQADGYSQVRALLPPKDGVNRLNRGVVLLDPPYEAQLAEFTAAFAMVTEAMQRWAQGTYVLWYPIKRRRDLARIYRDAAALPAKSLLSIELLVREDDSPLRMNGSGLFIWNAPFLFDTKIEPSLHVLSEQMADGHGSAHCEWLKAPA; via the coding sequence ATGAACTATCGCCATGCCTTTCATGCAGGCAATCATGCTGACGTGCTCAAGCACGTGGCACTGCTCGCCCTGTGTGACACCCTGATGTCGAAGGCTTCGCCGATGTTCTTTTGGGACGTGCATGCCGGCGCGGGCGTGTATGACTTGGCTGGCGACGAAGCCGTCAAGACAGGCGAAGCGGACGCAGGCGTTGCCAAAGTCAAAGCCGTGTCCACAGAGCCCCTACAAAAGTACTTGGACGCAATTGCGGCATGCAAAGCGCAATTCGGCGCGAACTACTATCCCGGCTCACCTTGGTTGATACAAAGCAGGATGCGCGAAGGCGATCGACTGGCATGCACTGAACTGCATTCTGAAGTTGTGCCTCTATTGCGCGCCGCGATGAAAGGTGATCGCCGCATCGCCATCCATCAGGCCGATGGCTACAGTCAGGTGCGCGCGCTGCTGCCACCCAAAGATGGGGTGAATCGCCTCAATCGCGGCGTCGTCTTGCTGGACCCGCCCTACGAAGCGCAGCTTGCGGAATTCACGGCTGCGTTTGCGATGGTGACTGAAGCGATGCAACGCTGGGCGCAAGGCACGTATGTGCTTTGGTATCCGATCAAACGTCGACGCGACCTCGCGCGCATTTATCGCGATGCAGCGGCGCTACCTGCGAAATCCTTGCTGTCGATTGAACTCTTGGTACGCGAAGACGACAGTCCACTGCGCATGAACGGCAGTGGACTTTTCATCTGGAATGCGCCCTTTTTGTTCGACACTAAAATCGAACCATCGCTCCACGTGCTCAGTGAACAAATGGCCGACGGGCATGGGTCGGCGCACTGCGAATGGCTTAAGGCACCCGCTTAA
- a CDS encoding N-acetyltransferase yields MAIRNQLPPWHEKMQLANGREVLIRPIRPEDAIILRATFPLFEPQSVAKTFQSRDTELGVDDAASIAQPDPKNEFVLVATEPYDPGEAMIFALIRGRTEEGSDEAEFHVLVGRNVLNLGLGRHLLSRLSRWTKGRGISRMVGDLPQENSPILDHADSLGFQRQSESEESGLVRVVLDGGSAAEA; encoded by the coding sequence ATGGCTATACGTAATCAATTGCCGCCTTGGCACGAAAAAATGCAGCTCGCGAACGGTCGGGAAGTGTTGATCCGCCCGATTCGTCCAGAAGACGCCATTATTCTTCGCGCGACTTTCCCGCTGTTTGAGCCGCAGTCTGTGGCCAAGACCTTTCAGTCGCGTGACACTGAACTCGGTGTCGATGATGCGGCGAGCATCGCCCAACCTGATCCCAAGAATGAGTTCGTTTTGGTTGCGACCGAACCCTACGATCCCGGCGAAGCCATGATTTTCGCTTTGATTCGCGGCAGAACCGAAGAAGGCTCGGACGAGGCAGAGTTTCATGTGCTCGTGGGCAGAAATGTTTTGAACTTGGGACTGGGTCGCCACTTGCTGTCGCGCTTGTCACGCTGGACCAAAGGACGTGGCATCAGCCGGATGGTCGGTGATTTGCCGCAGGAAAACAGTCCGATTTTGGACCACGCTGACTCGTTGGGCTTTCAACGTCAAAGCGAAAGTGAAGAATCCGGATTGGTGCGTGTCGTCTTAGATGGCGGAAGCGCAGCAGAAGCCTGA
- a CDS encoding cation diffusion facilitator family transporter, producing the protein MSGGNDSTRAILFALGANFAIACAKGVAAFFTGSSAMLAETVHSLADCGNQLLLILGVKQSKHPATDEYPLGYGKAIYFWSFLVAVMLFTVGGMYSLYEGWHKLHDLHAPDVSKLWWAVAVLVFAIVAEGVSMRACLQEVAKARGSRTMWQWFRTSRQAELIVIFGEDLAALLGLIFALAAVLLTILTGNPLWDALGTLAIGVLLIVVAVFVAIEVKAMLIGQRMDPDRERRLREFIEQQPEVERVISLITLQLGNEVMMSVQAILKDHDSVPGFIQQINAIERRIKAEFAEVRWSFFEPEIAGSDKMPLDT; encoded by the coding sequence ATGTCAGGCGGCAATGATTCAACCCGAGCCATCTTATTCGCCTTAGGGGCAAATTTCGCCATTGCGTGCGCAAAAGGGGTCGCGGCGTTCTTCACAGGCTCAAGCGCGATGTTGGCCGAAACCGTCCATTCGCTGGCGGATTGTGGCAATCAACTCTTGCTGATTCTCGGCGTCAAACAGTCCAAGCATCCGGCGACCGATGAGTACCCCTTGGGTTACGGCAAGGCCATCTATTTTTGGTCATTCCTCGTGGCCGTCATGCTATTTACGGTCGGCGGTATGTACTCGCTGTACGAAGGTTGGCACAAGCTGCATGACCTGCACGCCCCTGACGTCAGCAAGCTCTGGTGGGCGGTCGCCGTCTTGGTATTCGCCATTGTGGCGGAAGGCGTGTCGATGCGCGCCTGCTTGCAAGAGGTCGCAAAGGCCCGTGGGTCGCGCACTATGTGGCAATGGTTCCGGACCAGTCGGCAGGCTGAGCTCATCGTGATTTTTGGTGAAGACTTGGCGGCGCTGCTAGGTCTGATTTTTGCTTTGGCCGCCGTGTTGCTGACCATCCTTACCGGCAACCCACTTTGGGATGCCTTGGGTACCCTGGCCATCGGTGTGTTGTTGATCGTCGTTGCGGTATTTGTCGCCATTGAAGTGAAAGCGATGTTGATCGGTCAACGTATGGATCCGGATCGCGAGCGTCGCTTGCGCGAATTTATCGAGCAACAGCCTGAAGTGGAGCGCGTCATCAGCTTGATTACGCTTCAACTTGGCAACGAAGTCATGATGTCCGTGCAGGCGATTTTGAAAGACCACGACTCTGTGCCGGGTTTCATACAGCAGATCAACGCGATCGAGCGCCGAATCAAAGCTGAATTCGCCGAAGTGCGTTGGAGCTTTTTCGAACCGGAAATCGCGGGTTCCGACAAGATGCCGCTGGATACTTAA